A region from the uncultured Draconibacterium sp. genome encodes:
- the panC gene encoding pantoate--beta-alanine ligase — translation MKLLTTVNDLQFEIQQLGAESQVGFVPTMGALHAGHISLVKQAVKENRIVVVSIFVNPTQFNDAKDLERYPRTLENDMHLLEPTGCAIVFAPNAKEVYPEPDKRKFNFGKLEEVMEGKHRPGHFNGVAQVVSRLFDMVKPAKAYFGLKDFQQLAIVKNMVKQLQLPVEIVPCAIIREKSGLAMSSRNELLTEEQRKNAAVISETLFKAKELKAQNSVQEIVDWVTETINKNPFLDVEYFEIVDDEQLQPVKNWEKDSTKVGCVAVFCGEIRLIDNIVF, via the coding sequence ATGAAACTGCTTACTACAGTAAACGACTTACAATTTGAGATACAACAACTTGGAGCTGAAAGCCAGGTTGGTTTTGTACCTACCATGGGGGCACTCCATGCGGGGCATATTTCGCTGGTTAAACAGGCGGTAAAAGAAAATCGTATTGTAGTGGTAAGTATTTTTGTAAACCCCACCCAGTTTAACGATGCGAAAGACCTTGAACGTTACCCACGTACGCTCGAAAACGATATGCACCTGCTGGAACCAACAGGTTGTGCCATTGTGTTTGCTCCTAATGCCAAAGAAGTTTACCCCGAACCGGATAAACGTAAATTTAACTTTGGAAAATTGGAAGAGGTGATGGAAGGCAAACATCGCCCGGGGCACTTTAATGGTGTGGCCCAGGTGGTTAGCCGTCTTTTCGACATGGTAAAACCTGCCAAAGCCTACTTCGGATTAAAGGATTTTCAGCAACTGGCCATTGTTAAAAATATGGTAAAACAACTGCAACTTCCGGTGGAAATTGTACCTTGCGCCATTATTCGCGAAAAAAGTGGTTTGGCCATGAGCTCGCGAAATGAATTATTGACAGAAGAACAGCGGAAAAATGCAGCCGTAATTTCAGAGACTTTATTTAAAGCCAAAGAACTTAAAGCGCAAAATTCCGTACAAGAAATCGTGGATTGGGTGACAGAAACGATAAACAAGAACCCCTTCCTTGATGTTGAATATTTTGAGATTGTTGACGACGAACAGCTGCAACCGGTGAAGAACTGGGAGAAAGATTCGACAAAAGTTGGATGTGTTGCGGTTTTTTGCGGCGAAATCCGATTAATTGACAATATAGTTTTTTAA
- the panD gene encoding aspartate 1-decarboxylase: MQIEVCKSKIHKVTVTEANLQYVGSITIDEDLMDAANLIENEKVQVVNINNGERLETYVIRGERGTGTICLNGPAARKVAVGDVVIIISYALMDFEEAKTFKPSLIFPDIETNSIV; encoded by the coding sequence ATGCAAATTGAAGTTTGTAAATCGAAAATACACAAGGTTACCGTTACCGAGGCAAACCTGCAATATGTGGGAAGTATCACCATCGACGAGGATTTGATGGATGCGGCAAACCTTATTGAGAACGAAAAAGTTCAGGTTGTTAATATTAACAACGGAGAGCGCCTGGAGACTTATGTAATAAGGGGCGAACGCGGAACGGGAACAATCTGTTTGAACGGACCGGCTGCACGTAAAGTTGCTGTTGGCGACGTGGTAATTATCATTTCGTATGCATTGATGGATTTTGAAGAGGCTAAAACTTTTAAGCCCAGTCTTATTTTCCCCGATATTGAAACAAACAGTATTGTTTAA
- a CDS encoding glycogen/starch synthase: MEKKRILYISQEITPYLPESEMSEIARYLPQGVQEKGREIRTFMPRYGCVNERRNQLHEVIRLSGMNLVINDTDHPLIIKVASIQAARMQVYFIDNEDYFQRKAVLQDTDGNEFEDNDERAVFFARGVLETVIKLRWAPDIIHCHGWLTSLVPLYIKKYYYNDPLFQNSKLVYSVYNDDFKKTLDSKFNEKLLLEGITADDVKGIEDPTFANVSKMAIGYSDAVIQGSENINPDVKNYIQENGKLFLDYQPKETYIDAYNEFYDKV, translated from the coding sequence ATGGAAAAGAAAAGAATCCTTTATATTTCACAAGAAATTACTCCTTACCTGCCTGAAAGCGAGATGTCGGAAATTGCACGTTACCTGCCACAGGGCGTGCAGGAAAAGGGGAGAGAGATAAGAACATTTATGCCACGCTATGGCTGTGTTAACGAGCGAAGAAATCAGTTGCACGAGGTGATCCGTTTATCGGGTATGAACCTTGTGATTAACGATACCGACCATCCGCTTATCATAAAAGTTGCATCGATACAAGCTGCACGTATGCAGGTGTATTTTATTGACAACGAAGATTATTTTCAGCGAAAAGCGGTATTGCAAGATACCGATGGAAACGAGTTTGAGGATAATGATGAACGTGCGGTGTTTTTTGCGCGTGGTGTTCTCGAAACCGTAATTAAGTTGCGTTGGGCACCGGATATTATTCACTGTCACGGATGGCTTACCTCGTTGGTGCCACTTTACATTAAAAAGTACTATTATAACGATCCGTTATTCCAGAATTCGAAGTTGGTGTATTCGGTTTATAACGACGATTTTAAAAAGACCCTGGATAGTAAGTTTAACGAAAAATTACTACTCGAAGGCATTACTGCCGATGATGTAAAAGGTATTGAAGATCCTACATTTGCTAACGTTAGCAAGATGGCCATCGGTTATTCTGATGCGGTTATTCAGGGATCGGAAAACATTAATCCCGATGTAAAAAACTACATCCAGGAGAACGGTAAGCTGTTTCTTGATTATCAGCCAAAAGAAACATACATTGACGCATACAACGAGTTTTACGATAAAGTGTAA
- a CDS encoding DUF4270 domain-containing protein, protein MKYSRTQLLKAFSGLLILVSALVACNSDENDLGLGILPKEDLINVRNISVSDKISSFTFTENGIVSNKSDYNLLGTFNDPVFGKTTVDYAAQFRLTSYPDFGTNPVVDSVRLYIFYRNVYGDTLTQQHIKVYELETYLDPDAEYTQDIDLKSMASDVPLAEFDFTPKVELDSATQDTNFQLLTIPLDNSLGEKLVYADSLDLINNDVFLQYFKGLFIESEDVSGKGALITLHTMATSTFQGSALLVYYNNDENMDLEEGESPDTLSRAFLITDYSARVSGIEHDYTGTPFFDHLDQEDVEDDVVYVQPTGGLKSRITISGLENWKDSTNMGINKAEIVFHVDTVKSDIHNYPPPSQLMFTFVAPDEEEYRPIDYFFNPVFYGGYLDTSDYSYSFNITQHVQRIIDVTDPEDDDFVGNQGFFLTTGRRVDIANRVVMKSAKNDGVEMRITYSKFLD, encoded by the coding sequence ATGAAATATAGTAGAACGCAATTATTAAAAGCCTTTAGTGGTTTATTAATTCTTGTTAGTGCTTTGGTAGCCTGCAACAGCGACGAAAACGATTTAGGTTTGGGTATTTTGCCCAAAGAAGATCTAATTAATGTTCGGAACATTTCGGTTTCCGATAAAATCTCGTCATTTACCTTTACCGAGAATGGTATTGTTTCAAACAAATCGGATTACAACTTGCTGGGAACATTTAACGATCCCGTTTTTGGGAAAACAACCGTTGATTATGCGGCTCAGTTTCGTTTAACTTCTTACCCTGATTTTGGTACTAATCCGGTAGTTGATTCGGTGCGATTATATATTTTTTACCGAAATGTATATGGAGATACATTAACCCAGCAGCATATTAAGGTTTATGAACTGGAAACGTATCTCGATCCGGATGCGGAATATACGCAGGATATTGATTTAAAATCAATGGCTTCAGATGTGCCCTTGGCAGAGTTTGATTTTACACCAAAAGTTGAACTCGATTCGGCCACTCAGGATACCAATTTCCAATTGCTAACCATTCCACTCGATAATTCGCTTGGAGAAAAGCTGGTTTATGCCGATTCGCTTGATTTGATTAATAACGATGTATTTTTGCAATATTTTAAAGGACTTTTTATTGAGAGCGAAGATGTAAGCGGTAAAGGGGCATTAATAACTTTACATACGATGGCAACCAGTACTTTTCAGGGGTCGGCTTTGCTGGTGTATTACAACAACGATGAAAACATGGATTTGGAAGAAGGTGAATCGCCCGATACCCTCTCGCGAGCTTTTTTAATTACCGATTACAGTGCACGTGTTAGTGGAATAGAACACGATTATACGGGCACGCCATTTTTTGATCATCTGGACCAGGAAGATGTGGAAGACGATGTGGTTTATGTGCAGCCAACGGGTGGCTTAAAATCAAGAATAACCATATCGGGACTTGAAAACTGGAAAGACTCTACAAATATGGGAATCAATAAAGCTGAAATAGTATTTCATGTTGATACCGTTAAAAGCGATATTCACAATTATCCGCCACCATCGCAATTGATGTTTACTTTTGTGGCACCAGACGAAGAAGAGTACCGCCCGATAGATTACTTCTTTAATCCTGTTTTTTATGGCGGATATCTTGATACCAGCGATTATTCCTACAGCTTTAATATTACGCAGCACGTACAACGTATAATTGATGTAACCGACCCGGAAGATGACGATTTTGTAGGTAATCAGGGCTTTTTCCTAACCACCGGGCGCCGTGTTGATATTGCCAACAGGGTAGTGATGAAAAGTGCAAAAAATGATGGTGTGGAAATGCGAATCACTTACAGTAAATTTCTGGACTAA
- the katG gene encoding catalase/peroxidase HPI, with the protein MENTSENMSKCPVTGASGKHAVGGVGTKNRDWWPNQLKLNILRQHSSLSNPMGTNFNYAEAFKSLDYAALKKDLHSLMTDSQEWWPADFGHYGPLFIRMAWHSAGTYRTGDGRGGGGTGQQRFAPLNSWPDNANLDKARRLLWPIKQKYGKKISWADLMILAGNVALESMGFKTFGFAGGREDVWEPEEDVYWGSEKEWLQNDERDLDLEKMDNPLAAIQMGLIYVNPEGPDGNPDPLAAAKDIRETFARMAMNDEETVALIAGGHTFGKCHGAGPAEHVGPEPEAAPMEEQGLGWKSSFGSGKAGDTITSGIEVTWTQTPAKWSYYFFKNLLDYEWELTKSPAGAYQWVAKNAGEEMPDAHDPSKKHKPTMLTTDLALRFDPAYEKISRRFYEHPLEFADAFARAWFKLTHRDMGPKALYLGPEVPEEDLIWQDPIPVVDHALIDENDVVTLKARVWEAGLSVSQVVSVAWASASTFRGSDKRGGANGARIRLEPQKNWEVNNPPLLQKVLKKLEEIKEEFNNAQPGNKKVSLADLIVLAGCAGVEKAAKEAGFSIVVPFAPGRMDATQEQTDVESFAVLEPFADGFRNYLKKPFPIATEDLLVDKAQLLTLTAPELTVLVGGMRVLNTNFDESKHGVFTDCPELLTNDFFVNLLDMGIAWMPNSESKECFDGRDRKSGKIRWTATRADLVFGSNSELRALAEVYASADAAEKFVEDFVAAWNKVMNLDRFDL; encoded by the coding sequence ATGGAAAATACATCAGAAAACATGAGCAAATGCCCCGTAACAGGTGCAAGCGGAAAGCACGCCGTGGGAGGCGTTGGTACCAAAAATCGCGATTGGTGGCCCAACCAATTGAAACTTAATATTCTTCGGCAGCATTCTTCTTTATCAAACCCGATGGGTACAAATTTTAATTACGCCGAAGCGTTTAAAAGTCTTGATTATGCTGCCTTAAAAAAAGATCTGCATTCTTTAATGACAGACTCGCAGGAGTGGTGGCCAGCTGATTTTGGTCACTACGGACCACTGTTTATCCGAATGGCCTGGCATAGCGCAGGAACCTACCGAACCGGCGATGGCCGGGGTGGCGGAGGTACCGGGCAACAGCGTTTTGCTCCCCTTAATAGCTGGCCCGATAATGCAAACTTAGACAAAGCCCGACGGCTGCTTTGGCCGATTAAACAAAAATATGGTAAAAAAATATCGTGGGCCGATTTGATGATTCTTGCCGGAAATGTGGCACTGGAATCAATGGGTTTTAAAACCTTTGGTTTTGCCGGTGGGCGCGAAGACGTTTGGGAGCCCGAGGAAGATGTGTATTGGGGTTCGGAAAAAGAATGGCTGCAAAACGATGAAAGAGATTTGGATTTGGAGAAAATGGATAACCCGCTGGCCGCAATTCAAATGGGTTTAATTTATGTAAATCCGGAAGGCCCGGACGGGAACCCTGATCCATTAGCTGCAGCCAAAGATATTCGGGAAACATTTGCCCGCATGGCCATGAATGATGAGGAAACCGTGGCGTTAATAGCCGGCGGACATACTTTTGGGAAATGTCATGGTGCTGGGCCGGCCGAACATGTGGGGCCGGAGCCCGAAGCAGCACCAATGGAAGAACAGGGTCTGGGATGGAAAAGTTCTTTTGGTTCGGGTAAGGCAGGCGACACCATAACAAGCGGTATTGAGGTAACCTGGACTCAAACTCCAGCTAAATGGAGTTACTATTTCTTTAAAAACCTGCTTGACTATGAGTGGGAATTAACCAAAAGCCCCGCTGGAGCCTATCAATGGGTAGCAAAAAACGCAGGGGAGGAAATGCCTGATGCTCACGATCCTTCGAAAAAACACAAACCAACTATGCTTACAACCGATTTGGCCTTGCGTTTTGATCCGGCTTATGAGAAAATATCACGTCGGTTTTATGAACATCCGCTGGAATTTGCTGATGCCTTTGCACGAGCCTGGTTTAAACTAACCCATCGCGACATGGGGCCTAAAGCTTTATACCTGGGGCCCGAAGTGCCCGAAGAAGACCTGATATGGCAAGATCCTATTCCGGTAGTAGACCATGCTTTAATTGATGAGAATGATGTGGTAACCCTAAAAGCAAGAGTATGGGAAGCTGGACTAAGTGTTTCGCAGGTAGTTTCGGTAGCCTGGGCTTCTGCTTCTACTTTTCGCGGATCGGATAAGCGCGGGGGAGCAAATGGCGCACGTATTCGTCTGGAACCTCAAAAAAACTGGGAAGTGAATAATCCACCTCTTTTACAAAAAGTGTTGAAAAAGCTGGAGGAAATCAAGGAGGAATTTAACAATGCACAGCCCGGTAATAAAAAAGTGTCGCTGGCCGATCTGATTGTGTTGGCAGGATGTGCCGGTGTAGAGAAGGCTGCTAAAGAGGCCGGTTTTTCGATTGTTGTGCCCTTTGCTCCCGGAAGAATGGATGCAACCCAGGAGCAAACCGATGTTGAATCGTTTGCCGTTTTGGAACCGTTTGCCGATGGTTTTAGGAATTACCTGAAAAAACCATTCCCGATTGCAACTGAAGATTTGCTGGTAGACAAAGCGCAACTGCTAACGCTGACTGCTCCCGAACTGACTGTGCTTGTTGGAGGAATGCGAGTTTTAAATACTAATTTTGACGAATCGAAACATGGGGTTTTTACCGATTGTCCGGAGCTGTTGACAAACGACTTTTTTGTGAACTTGCTTGATATGGGAATTGCCTGGATGCCAAACTCCGAAAGCAAAGAGTGTTTTGATGGCCGCGACCGTAAATCGGGCAAAATTAGGTGGACAGCTACACGTGCTGATTTAGTATTTGGGTCAAATTCGGAGTTAAGAGCATTGGCAGAAGTTTATGCAAGTGCTGATGCAGCAGAGAAGTTTGTGGAAGATTTTGTTGCAGCATGGAATAAGGTGATGAACCTTGATCGATTTGATCTATAA
- a CDS encoding glycoside hydrolase family 43 protein: protein MKQLFYFILLLILATGCQPKENSTKVYLFSYFKDNGQDGLHLAYSYDGYRFVALNNDSSILTPQVADDRLMRDPCIIKGPDNKFHMVWTVSWNDRGIGYAWSEDLIHWSDQKFIPVMQHEPTARNCWAPELFYDEVEQQYMIYWATTIPNRFKSGETQGDSNYNHRMYFTTTKDFTDFSPTQLLYNEDFNVIDAVIKKIDNEYLMFLKDETRNPARKHIRIAKSTSLYGGYKLVSPPISPDWVEGPTVTKVNNWWVVYYDEYTRHHMGAIRSADLINWETINDSISFPEGTRHGTIFKAEERTLNDLIEAFD from the coding sequence ATGAAACAGTTATTTTACTTTATCCTGTTACTCATACTTGCCACCGGCTGCCAACCCAAAGAAAATAGTACGAAAGTATATCTGTTTTCGTATTTTAAAGATAACGGACAAGACGGGCTACACCTGGCCTACAGTTACGATGGCTACCGCTTTGTTGCACTAAACAACGATTCGTCAATTCTGACCCCCCAGGTAGCCGATGATCGTTTAATGCGCGATCCTTGCATAATTAAAGGCCCTGACAATAAATTTCATATGGTTTGGACGGTTAGTTGGAATGACCGGGGAATTGGATATGCCTGGTCCGAAGATTTGATTCACTGGTCTGATCAAAAATTTATTCCCGTAATGCAGCATGAGCCTACGGCACGCAACTGCTGGGCTCCGGAACTATTTTATGATGAAGTAGAGCAACAATATATGATTTACTGGGCCACAACTATTCCCAATCGTTTTAAGTCTGGCGAAACACAGGGCGACAGCAATTATAATCACCGGATGTATTTTACCACCACAAAAGACTTTACCGATTTTAGTCCAACTCAACTTTTATACAACGAAGATTTTAATGTAATTGATGCGGTGATAAAAAAGATTGATAACGAATACCTAATGTTTTTAAAAGATGAAACCCGTAATCCGGCAAGAAAGCACATACGTATCGCAAAAAGTACTTCGTTATATGGTGGGTATAAACTTGTTTCGCCACCAATTTCTCCGGACTGGGTTGAAGGGCCAACCGTAACAAAAGTAAATAATTGGTGGGTTGTTTATTACGATGAATATACGCGCCACCATATGGGAGCTATTCGATCGGCCGATTTAATTAATTGGGAGACAATAAACGACAGCATTAGTTTTCCTGAAGGAACCCGGCACGGAACAATATTCAAAGCAGAGGAGCGCACACTGAACGATTTAATCGAAGCATTTGATTAA
- a CDS encoding glycoside hydrolase family 3 N-terminal domain-containing protein: protein MKRCHTLYFILFILLTLASTAQAQPYKNSTLSADERTQDLLSRMTLEEKVGQLLCPLGWEMYERNGDDVSCSEKFKTILKEQHIGMLWAAYRADPWTQKTLENGLNPELAAKAGNAFQQYILENTRLGIPLFLAEESPHGHMAIGTTVFPTGIGLASSWSEELLTEVGAVMASEIRLQGAHIAYGPVLDLARDARWSRVEETYGEDPVLAAKLGAAIVKGEGAGDLSNESSTISTLKHFIAYGVPISGQNGNASSVGIHEIHQSFLPPFKAAIEAGALSVMTSYNSIDGIPCTANSYLYRDILQKDWHFSGFAVSDLYSIEGIHGSHFVAPTIQDAAIQALTAGVDVDLGGDAYIKLIEAVKDSRIKEELIDSAAYRVLRLKFEMGLFENPYVDAEKAKLNVRTQANIAVARKAAQQSVVLLKNDNNTLPLKKTIGKIAVIGPNAHNRYNMLGDYTAPQEDSNVITILEGVISKIGKENVSYVKGCSIRDTSRQNISEAVEAAQSADAVLVAVGGSSARDFKTSYQNTGAAIASSNTISDMECGEGFDRATLELLGFQMNLLKAIKATGKPLIVVYIEGRPLNMNWVAQNADALLNAWYPGQEGGNAIADILFGDYNPAGRLPISVPRNVGQVPVYYNKKNPNAHAYVEIAATPLYTFGYGLSFTTFAYQNLQVKKQANNEFEISFVVKNTGNYDGEEVAQLYIRDEFASMVQPLKQLKHFKRFYLKKQEETTIRFTLTPDDLSIVNKELDRVLEPGSFQLMIGASSDDIRLQTKIAVN from the coding sequence ATGAAAAGATGTCATACATTATACTTTATACTTTTTATTCTACTTACTTTGGCTTCAACTGCTCAGGCTCAACCCTATAAAAATTCCACTCTAAGTGCCGATGAACGGACTCAGGATTTGCTTTCACGGATGACACTGGAAGAAAAAGTAGGCCAATTGCTCTGTCCCCTTGGTTGGGAGATGTACGAACGAAACGGCGATGATGTTAGTTGTTCTGAGAAATTTAAAACGATTTTAAAAGAGCAACACATCGGCATGCTTTGGGCGGCTTACCGCGCTGATCCGTGGACACAGAAAACACTGGAGAACGGTTTAAATCCGGAGTTGGCTGCAAAAGCGGGAAATGCCTTTCAGCAGTATATTTTAGAAAACACCCGTTTGGGGATTCCACTTTTTTTGGCTGAAGAAAGTCCACATGGACACATGGCAATTGGAACAACTGTTTTTCCTACCGGTATAGGATTGGCATCAAGCTGGTCGGAAGAACTTTTAACCGAAGTTGGAGCAGTAATGGCCAGTGAAATTCGCTTACAGGGAGCACACATTGCCTACGGTCCCGTACTTGATTTGGCACGCGATGCACGTTGGTCGAGAGTTGAAGAAACATACGGAGAAGACCCGGTATTAGCAGCAAAACTTGGAGCTGCGATTGTTAAAGGCGAAGGTGCAGGAGACCTCTCAAATGAAAGCAGTACCATTTCAACATTAAAACATTTTATTGCCTATGGAGTTCCCATTAGCGGTCAAAATGGAAATGCTTCGTCGGTAGGAATTCATGAGATACATCAGAGTTTTCTGCCTCCTTTTAAAGCTGCAATTGAAGCGGGTGCTTTGTCGGTAATGACCTCGTATAATTCGATTGATGGTATTCCATGTACAGCAAATTCTTATTTGTATCGCGACATTTTACAAAAAGATTGGCATTTTTCAGGATTTGCAGTATCCGATCTATACAGTATTGAAGGAATTCATGGCAGTCATTTTGTCGCTCCAACTATTCAGGATGCGGCCATTCAAGCTCTAACTGCAGGTGTTGATGTTGATTTGGGTGGTGACGCCTACATAAAACTTATTGAGGCTGTTAAAGACTCACGAATTAAAGAAGAACTGATTGATTCAGCTGCATACCGGGTACTTCGTTTAAAGTTTGAAATGGGGCTGTTTGAAAATCCATATGTCGATGCTGAAAAAGCAAAACTGAATGTACGAACACAAGCTAATATAGCTGTTGCACGAAAGGCTGCACAACAATCGGTTGTGCTGCTGAAAAATGACAACAACACTCTTCCGTTAAAGAAAACGATAGGCAAAATTGCTGTTATTGGCCCCAATGCACACAACCGCTACAATATGCTTGGCGACTATACTGCACCTCAGGAAGACAGTAATGTAATTACCATTTTAGAGGGTGTTATTTCAAAAATTGGGAAGGAGAATGTAAGTTACGTTAAAGGCTGCTCCATTAGAGATACCAGCCGGCAAAATATTTCGGAAGCCGTTGAAGCGGCCCAAAGTGCAGATGCAGTGCTTGTTGCTGTAGGTGGATCGAGTGCCCGCGACTTTAAAACCAGTTATCAGAATACCGGAGCAGCAATTGCCTCTTCCAACACAATAAGCGACATGGAATGTGGTGAAGGTTTTGACCGGGCAACTCTTGAATTACTTGGTTTCCAAATGAATTTGTTAAAAGCAATAAAAGCAACCGGCAAACCATTAATTGTTGTTTATATTGAGGGCCGACCACTTAACATGAATTGGGTTGCACAAAATGCAGATGCATTATTAAACGCCTGGTACCCGGGGCAAGAAGGGGGAAATGCGATAGCAGATATTTTATTTGGAGATTATAATCCGGCAGGACGGTTGCCGATTTCTGTTCCCCGAAACGTTGGGCAGGTCCCTGTATACTACAACAAAAAAAATCCGAATGCACACGCTTATGTTGAGATTGCCGCAACACCACTTTACACTTTTGGCTACGGACTTAGTTTTACAACTTTCGCATATCAAAACTTACAAGTAAAAAAACAGGCTAACAATGAGTTTGAGATTTCGTTTGTAGTAAAAAACACCGGAAATTACGATGGTGAAGAAGTAGCACAATTGTATATCAGAGACGAATTTGCTTCGATGGTGCAACCCCTGAAACAGTTAAAACATTTTAAACGGTTTTATTTGAAAAAACAGGAAGAAACTACAATCCGGTTTACACTAACACCTGATGATTTATCAATTGTAAATAAAGAGCTGGACCGTGTTCTTGAACCAGGTAGTTTTCAACTAATGATTGGCGCTTCATCTGACGATATTCGTTTGCAGACAAAAATAGCAGTTAATTAA